Proteins encoded by one window of Salicibibacter halophilus:
- a CDS encoding DinB family protein, which translates to MINILAEEIPENKWDVQLIEDLGSLRKLFNHTIRVRDIYRDGIRTGIVEFSGDLPSSNGNLIEQLERSMNELAFAFAQATNQRIKMGEEYLSIVELLNTAVQHEGIHQGQYFVALKQAKIKLPKQWILDWGM; encoded by the coding sequence ATGATTAATATCTTAGCAGAAGAAATTCCGGAAAATAAATGGGACGTTCAGTTGATTGAAGATTTAGGGTCACTAAGAAAGTTATTCAACCATACTATTCGCGTTAGAGATATTTATAGGGATGGAATAAGAACTGGTATTGTAGAATTTTCAGGCGATCTTCCGTCAAGTAATGGAAATTTAATTGAGCAATTAGAAAGATCAATGAATGAATTAGCTTTTGCATTTGCTCAAGCAACTAATCAACGTATTAAGATGGGTGAAGAATATTTATCTATAGTAGAGCTGTTAAACACTGCGGTGCAACACGAGGGCATTCATCAAGGACAGTACTTTGTTGCCCTTAAACAAGCAAAAATTAAGTTACCAAAACAGTGGATTCTGGATTGGGGTATGTAA
- a CDS encoding IS4 family transposase, which produces MDKDTTSTTFKEALHPLNIKKVLEDFIGIDRYVKKLTHEKLVALMIYAQIYQIPSAKQLALTLKNSEELQESVNLSSISSSQLTRRLSDIGADVSQALFSDVVSQMKREIHPRHRLQVMSPIYLVDASIIPLCLSLCRWATYRPKQGKGGLKIHMNVACLPDGTAPEDAVLKPAIHADRTEMNELIVEEGALYLFDRGYNDYEAFDRYCEPETNIRFITRLKSNAVFDVIEEFPVNPDGPITRHARIRLGGGQKQMTHALRLIETHDSEGNLIQLITNDEEGKAEDLGELYRKRWHIELFFKWAKQHLQIKSFYGTSPNAVYNQIWMALITYCLLRLLQVLTGCTQSLFYLLRCVRDDCFKPFKELVKHLHRKPTRTSKGRQRTDPEGEFRRFTELVEKEGLEGAAAVYADVHCG; this is translated from the coding sequence ATGGACAAGGATACCACGAGTACCACATTTAAGGAAGCATTACATCCGTTAAATATCAAAAAGGTTTTAGAAGATTTTATTGGGATAGACCGATACGTTAAGAAATTAACCCATGAAAAATTGGTTGCTCTGATGATTTATGCACAGATCTACCAGATTCCAAGCGCGAAGCAGTTAGCGTTGACACTCAAGAATAGCGAAGAACTCCAAGAAAGCGTAAATCTTTCTTCGATTAGCAGCTCACAGCTTACACGCCGTTTGAGTGACATAGGCGCTGATGTTAGCCAGGCCTTATTTTCCGATGTCGTGAGCCAAATGAAGCGAGAAATCCATCCTCGTCATCGCTTGCAGGTGATGAGTCCCATCTATCTTGTGGACGCTTCGATCATTCCGCTCTGTCTTTCCCTCTGCCGATGGGCGACCTATCGTCCCAAACAGGGGAAAGGCGGCCTGAAAATTCATATGAACGTGGCTTGTCTGCCGGATGGAACCGCACCGGAGGACGCTGTTCTTAAACCAGCTATTCACGCCGATCGTACGGAAATGAATGAGCTGATTGTGGAAGAAGGCGCTCTGTACTTGTTCGATCGCGGCTACAACGATTATGAAGCCTTTGACCGGTATTGCGAACCGGAGACCAACATTCGATTCATCACGCGGCTCAAAAGCAATGCAGTATTCGATGTGATCGAAGAATTTCCGGTGAATCCGGACGGCCCCATTACCCGTCATGCCCGCATTCGGCTAGGCGGTGGTCAAAAGCAAATGACACATGCCCTTCGCTTGATTGAAACGCATGATAGTGAAGGTAATCTCATTCAACTCATCACAAACGACGAAGAGGGTAAGGCCGAGGACTTAGGCGAGCTTTATCGCAAGCGCTGGCATATCGAACTCTTTTTCAAATGGGCGAAGCAGCACTTACAAATCAAATCGTTTTACGGGACGAGCCCCAATGCTGTGTATAACCAAATTTGGATGGCGCTAATCACTTATTGCCTGCTACGGCTTCTTCAAGTGCTGACAGGTTGTACACAATCGCTGTTTTATCTGTTGCGCTGTGTGCGGGATGACTGCTTTAAGCCCTTCAAAGAACTGGTGAAACATCTGCATCGTAAGCCTACGCGAACAAGCAAAGGTCGGCAACGAACCGACCCTGAAGGGGAATTCCGGCGGTTCACCGAGCTTGTGGAGAAGGAGGGATTGGAAGGCGCTGCGGCTGTGTATGCAGATGTCCACTGTGGATAA
- a CDS encoding transposase — translation MLFYWRTLDISQHILCIASDGGYNDQTCLQLKQRKFIKYNHLVSNCLIFYNVFSLSRILQDYTQEGHEYDNKLISYLSPYVTAHVNRFGRYRIDLNRKPPELPFDISVAQSKGISPI, via the coding sequence ATGTTATTTTATTGGAGGACGCTTGACATTTCTCAGCATATTTTATGCATCGCTAGTGATGGTGGATACAATGACCAAACTTGCCTACAGCTCAAACAAAGAAAATTCATCAAATATAACCACCTGGTGTCCAATTGTCTCATTTTTTACAATGTATTCTCCTTATCTCGCATTCTACAAGACTATACGCAAGAAGGACATGAATACGATAATAAATTGATTTCTTATTTGAGTCCTTATGTAACGGCACATGTGAACCGATTCGGAAGGTACCGAATTGATCTCAATCGCAAACCACCGGAACTTCCGTTTGACATCTCTGTTGCCCAGAGCAAGGGTATATCGCCAATATAA
- a CDS encoding NUDIX hydrolase: MIRVDIAYALICKGNEVLVVNNEGGTWSLPGGAVEQGETLEQAVIREVAEETGLTIKVEEIASVNEAFFEENGHHALFITFKAEVVDGKPSIQDKEEISEIKWTDFQTANKLMPYHSGGVEGLLESSSPYTFQG, encoded by the coding sequence GTGATAAGAGTAGATATTGCGTACGCATTGATTTGTAAAGGAAACGAAGTTCTCGTGGTTAATAATGAAGGTGGTACGTGGTCTCTTCCTGGTGGAGCAGTTGAACAAGGTGAAACACTAGAGCAGGCAGTTATCCGTGAAGTTGCAGAGGAAACAGGTTTAACGATAAAAGTTGAAGAAATTGCTTCAGTTAACGAAGCCTTTTTCGAAGAAAATGGTCATCACGCATTATTCATAACATTTAAAGCAGAGGTAGTTGACGGGAAACCTTCCATACAAGATAAAGAAGAAATATCAGAAATAAAATGGACGGACTTCCAAACTGCGAATAAGTTAATGCCTTACCATTCCGGTGGAGTTGAAGGTTTATTAGAATCTTCGTCACCTTATACATTCCAAGGTTAG
- a CDS encoding CPBP family intramembrane glutamic endopeptidase, which produces MKTRGEKKTAFILVGVSSFLTFWLVFMYLRDPQQFIEHRLGINPEAFNHPIVWILTFVIAIGYIMYTAKGIPFVRDNLFTISSLKVIGIWIAIVSSTIEEILFRQILMDWLMSLDFSITLQVLASAILFGLAHSAWVLLGGDLKIALPAILGTTVLGGLLAILYIVGDRNILAPIVAHILINLFIEPWLILAAVTGDWKNIE; this is translated from the coding sequence ATGAAAACACGTGGCGAAAAAAAAACTGCGTTCATACTAGTAGGTGTGTCATCTTTTCTTACGTTTTGGCTAGTGTTTATGTATTTAAGAGATCCTCAACAATTTATTGAGCATCGATTAGGAATTAACCCTGAGGCTTTTAATCATCCGATTGTTTGGATACTGACTTTTGTAATTGCAATTGGATATATTATGTACACTGCTAAAGGGATTCCTTTTGTACGTGATAATCTATTTACAATTTCATCGCTTAAAGTGATCGGTATATGGATTGCAATAGTTTCTAGTACCATAGAAGAGATTTTATTTAGGCAAATATTGATGGATTGGCTAATGAGTTTAGACTTTTCAATAACTTTACAAGTGCTAGCGTCAGCTATTTTATTTGGTTTGGCACATAGCGCGTGGGTGTTACTTGGGGGAGATTTGAAGATTGCTCTTCCGGCTATATTGGGTACGACAGTCCTTGGTGGGTTACTTGCCATTTTATATATTGTCGGGGATCGAAATATACTTGCCCCGATCGTTGCTCATATTTTGATTAATTTATTTATAGAGCCTTGGCTGATCCTTGCGGCCGTTACTGGTGATTGGAAAAACATAGAGTAA
- a CDS encoding DUF4158 domain-containing protein, with the protein MPSIQDTTYPRIKSTLTEKELDEIYTPQRKEIAWAESKSKGSLQQVALLVLMKSVQKLGIFKSVDEIPEVIVQHIAIKASLPVPEKENWSDYSHSRTAKRHVRFVRDYFQIRPFGQEGEKVMVDH; encoded by the coding sequence ATGCCGAGCATTCAGGATACGACCTATCCCAGAATCAAGAGCACCTTGACTGAAAAGGAATTGGATGAAATCTATACACCTCAACGAAAAGAAATCGCTTGGGCAGAGTCCAAATCAAAGGGAAGTTTACAACAAGTAGCCTTATTGGTTTTAATGAAATCCGTGCAAAAGTTGGGTATCTTCAAAAGTGTTGATGAGATTCCGGAAGTAATTGTACAACATATTGCGATAAAGGCTTCTTTACCTGTACCCGAAAAAGAAAATTGGAGCGATTATAGTCACTCGAGAACAGCTAAACGGCATGTTCGTTTTGTCCGGGACTATTTTCAAATTCGACCGTTCGGCCAAGAGGGCGAAAAGGTAATGGTGGATCACTAG
- a CDS encoding type 1 glutamine amidotransferase domain-containing protein has translation MSKHIAVLVTDMVEEVELTDPVKAYKEAGHTVDIISNEGNKTINGKNGDEIPADRGIDEVNANDYDALLVPGGFSPDLLRINPKNSAFAAAFLQDNKPLFSICHGPQFLIDTDLLKGRELTSFVSVRKDLENAGATVKEEEVIVDGNLVTSRTPDDLPAFNRESLKLLEK, from the coding sequence ATGAGTAAACATATTGCTGTTCTCGTTACAGACATGGTAGAAGAAGTTGAATTAACCGATCCTGTGAAAGCTTACAAAGAAGCTGGCCATACGGTAGATATTATCAGTAACGAAGGAAACAAAACCATTAATGGTAAAAATGGGGACGAAATACCAGCCGATCGAGGCATTGATGAAGTGAATGCAAACGATTATGATGCATTACTCGTTCCTGGCGGTTTTTCTCCAGACTTACTACGAATTAATCCCAAGAATAGTGCGTTTGCAGCAGCATTTTTGCAAGACAATAAGCCATTATTTTCCATTTGCCATGGTCCTCAGTTTCTTATCGATACAGACCTACTAAAAGGAAGAGAGCTAACGAGTTTTGTTTCCGTAAGAAAAGACTTGGAAAATGCAGGAGCAACGGTTAAAGAAGAAGAGGTAATCGTAGATGGGAACCTTGTAACAAGCAGGACACCTGATGATCTTCCTGCATTCAACCGCGAATCTCTAAAGCTATTAGAAAAATAA
- a CDS encoding SDR family oxidoreductase: protein MKRLENDIAVITGAGTGIGRATAKVFAEEGAEVLCTDKKEEQVRELAQDIQEAGGKAKAYSLDVSKDKDVAEFASKIKQTYTTIDVLFNNAGIDQEGGKLHEYPVELFDEIINVDMRGTFLMSKYLIPLMLERGGSIINNSSMSGSAADLDRSGYNAAKGGVNNLTKAIAIDYGRQGIRANAIAPGTIETPLVSGLAGAEHEDNGKAFRDAQKWVTPMGRLGDPREIATIALFLASRDSSFITGETITGDGGLTAYTWPGKMLFEEGWKETID, encoded by the coding sequence ATGAAACGTTTAGAAAATGATATAGCAGTCATTACTGGAGCTGGTACAGGCATTGGACGTGCTACGGCGAAAGTATTTGCAGAAGAAGGGGCAGAAGTACTCTGTACAGATAAGAAAGAAGAACAGGTAAGAGAACTGGCTCAAGACATTCAGGAAGCTGGAGGCAAGGCGAAAGCTTATAGTCTGGACGTTTCTAAAGACAAAGATGTGGCTGAATTTGCTTCGAAAATAAAACAGACGTATACCACTATTGACGTTCTCTTTAATAATGCTGGTATTGACCAGGAGGGCGGAAAGCTCCATGAATATCCAGTAGAGCTTTTTGATGAAATTATAAACGTCGACATGCGCGGCACGTTTTTAATGAGCAAATATCTTATTCCGCTCATGCTTGAAAGAGGAGGATCCATTATTAACAACTCTTCGATGTCCGGTTCAGCAGCTGACTTGGATCGTTCTGGTTATAATGCTGCTAAAGGCGGCGTGAACAATCTAACAAAAGCCATTGCCATCGATTATGGACGCCAAGGCATCCGGGCTAACGCTATTGCCCCTGGAACTATAGAAACACCGCTGGTATCAGGACTTGCTGGGGCAGAACATGAGGATAATGGTAAAGCCTTCCGTGATGCTCAAAAATGGGTCACTCCTATGGGCAGGTTAGGCGATCCTAGAGAAATCGCAACAATTGCATTGTTTTTAGCTTCAAGAGATAGTTCTTTTATTACAGGAGAAACAATTACAGGTGATGGAGGCTTAACTGCCTATACATGGCCAGGGAAAATGCTATTTGAAGAGGGATGGAAAGAGACCATAGACTAA
- a CDS encoding MFS transporter, with the protein MRFNVSKNMILAIFMLGTFAVGMTEYVVTGLLTQFAADLNVDVSTTGLLLSVYAISVAVFGPLLRVMTIKFSPKPLLLSLIGVFILSNILAATAPTFDVLLLSRLLSAAMHAPFFGICMSLAAQISAPEKRTGAIAAVQGGLTIAVMIGVPFGSFLGGALDWRLVFWFIAALGVLTFIGLSFVTPNIKPTEAPQLKKEMGIFKNKNILMVIAIIVFGFSGVFTAYTFKEPMLREFAGFGITGVTAGLFFFGLGGVVGNMASGKIQPSRLTERLIAALGMFSIVLALFTFLLPYAFLALVMCFLFGAGAFGLVPILNAKIIIGAPEAPSLSGTIAASVFNLANAIGATLGTILLNTGLTYTMITLVAAGMMAFGMFLTILMHIVEDKSLFQNTGETEQS; encoded by the coding sequence ATGCGCTTTAATGTCTCCAAAAACATGATCCTAGCTATATTTATGCTTGGAACATTTGCCGTTGGGATGACCGAATATGTTGTGACAGGTTTATTGACACAGTTTGCTGCTGATTTAAACGTGGATGTATCAACGACAGGATTGCTGCTCAGTGTTTACGCGATAAGCGTAGCTGTCTTTGGCCCACTCCTTCGGGTGATGACGATCAAGTTTTCACCCAAGCCCCTTCTCCTTTCGCTTATAGGTGTATTTATCTTGAGCAATATCCTAGCTGCAACTGCACCAACCTTTGACGTCTTATTACTATCCCGATTATTATCGGCAGCCATGCATGCGCCATTTTTCGGTATCTGTATGTCCTTGGCCGCCCAAATTTCTGCACCTGAAAAGCGTACGGGAGCGATTGCCGCCGTTCAAGGTGGTCTCACGATCGCCGTCATGATCGGCGTTCCTTTCGGATCATTTCTGGGAGGAGCGCTTGACTGGAGACTCGTTTTCTGGTTCATAGCTGCCCTCGGTGTTTTGACGTTCATTGGCCTTTCGTTCGTGACACCGAATATCAAACCTACGGAAGCTCCGCAATTGAAAAAAGAAATGGGGATCTTTAAAAATAAAAATATCCTTATGGTCATCGCGATTATTGTGTTTGGCTTTTCTGGGGTTTTCACCGCTTATACGTTCAAAGAACCGATGTTACGGGAATTTGCCGGTTTTGGCATTACCGGCGTCACTGCTGGGTTATTTTTCTTCGGTCTTGGCGGTGTCGTGGGAAACATGGCTTCCGGTAAAATCCAACCAAGCCGCTTAACAGAGCGACTGATAGCAGCCCTAGGCATGTTTTCTATCGTCCTGGCCCTGTTTACCTTCTTGCTCCCATACGCTTTTTTAGCATTGGTCATGTGCTTCTTGTTTGGAGCAGGAGCATTTGGTTTAGTCCCCATTTTGAACGCAAAGATTATTATCGGGGCACCTGAAGCGCCATCCTTATCCGGTACGATAGCAGCCTCTGTCTTTAACTTGGCCAACGCAATCGGCGCAACACTGGGCACCATATTGCTAAACACAGGGTTGACCTACACCATGATCACGCTTGTCGCAGCAGGAATGATGGCATTTGGCATGTTCCTCACGATCCTTATGCATATCGTTGAAGATAAATCGTTGTTCCAGAACACAGGAGAAACTGAGCAATCTTGA
- a CDS encoding DinB family protein → MNHLTKGLYGENAHVNVLTIFDGLDEGQAGEVIFDQHSIWQLLNHMIYWQDYVLRLLKEEETIPPKHASETWPSEVKTLNERTWLAAVDKFTNGLHEAIRLAKNEHVDSNSQEHLISLISHNSYHAGQVVYIRRYLGCYDHIRHHSPHRTSPGYYACLVDVDELIWSFNFDMDFPIVIR, encoded by the coding sequence TTGAACCATTTAACCAAGGGGTTATACGGGGAAAATGCTCATGTTAACGTATTAACGATTTTCGATGGATTGGATGAGGGGCAAGCAGGAGAGGTAATTTTTGACCAACACTCTATCTGGCAACTTCTAAACCATATGATCTACTGGCAAGATTATGTTTTACGTCTGTTGAAAGAAGAAGAGACGATACCGCCAAAGCACGCTTCAGAGACATGGCCTTCAGAAGTAAAAACTCTTAATGAAAGAACTTGGCTAGCAGCTGTAGACAAATTTACGAACGGCCTTCATGAAGCTATACGATTAGCAAAAAACGAACATGTTGATTCAAACAGTCAAGAACATCTCATTTCGTTGATTTCTCATAACAGTTATCATGCTGGGCAAGTCGTATACATAAGACGTTATCTTGGGTGCTACGATCACATACGTCATCATTCTCCTCATCGTACTTCCCCCGGATACTATGCCTGTTTGGTTGATGTTGACGAGCTTATTTGGTCTTTTAATTTTGATATGGATTTTCCAATTGTTATCAGGTGA
- a CDS encoding O-methyltransferase, protein MQLLNKGGLYIVDDLLPQKDWPVEHGEEIKDFIDYLDTKIDLSIAKLNWSTGLIIVTKI, encoded by the coding sequence TTGCAATTATTAAATAAAGGCGGACTTTACATCGTAGATGATCTACTTCCGCAAAAGGATTGGCCTGTGGAACACGGTGAGGAAATAAAGGACTTTATTGATTATTTGGATACAAAAATTGATTTGTCTATAGCAAAACTCAACTGGTCAACCGGCTTAATTATTGTGACTAAAATATGA
- a CDS encoding S66 family peptidase, with product MEPLKKEDAIGIFTPSSPATVTANQRFERAKTFLEEQDFTIVEGKLTGRMDGYRSGSPKERAAELNELIRNPNIKMIMSTIGGTNANSMLPYIDYEAFKNNPKLVVGYSDVTAILLALYAKTGISTYYGPALVPSFGEFEPLVNDTYRYFEQYFMQTSKLPYDVPTPPFWSDERVNWQEKTTDKRLFENEWVTGHSGVAEGRLVGGNVNAMYGFIGSPYFPAIEKGDILLVEDSTKDASIVEKNFAMLKAQGVFDKVSGIILGKHEQYNDLGTGKQPLDLLMEQLDGLEIPILAEFDTCHTHPMHPLAIGKKVKLDAARKKVFCTEDWLDILS from the coding sequence ATGGAACCATTAAAAAAGGAAGATGCCATTGGTATATTTACACCATCTTCACCCGCAACGGTTACAGCGAACCAACGTTTTGAACGAGCCAAAACTTTTTTAGAAGAGCAGGACTTTACCATTGTAGAAGGAAAATTGACGGGACGAATGGATGGATATCGTTCGGGGTCACCTAAAGAACGTGCGGCAGAATTAAATGAGTTAATAAGAAATCCTAACATAAAAATGATAATGTCCACTATTGGCGGGACAAACGCCAATAGTATGTTGCCATATATTGATTATGAAGCATTTAAGAACAATCCTAAGCTAGTAGTTGGATATTCAGACGTAACAGCTATCTTACTTGCTCTTTATGCAAAAACAGGTATCTCAACATACTATGGGCCTGCTTTGGTACCCTCATTTGGTGAATTTGAACCTTTAGTAAATGACACATACCGTTATTTTGAACAATATTTTATGCAAACGAGCAAGCTGCCTTATGACGTACCAACTCCTCCCTTTTGGTCGGATGAACGTGTAAACTGGCAAGAAAAAACGACAGATAAAAGACTCTTCGAAAATGAGTGGGTTACTGGCCATAGTGGTGTTGCTGAGGGGAGGCTAGTAGGTGGTAATGTGAATGCAATGTACGGATTTATTGGTTCACCTTATTTCCCTGCAATCGAGAAAGGCGATATTTTATTGGTTGAAGATAGTACAAAGGATGCCTCAATCGTTGAAAAAAACTTCGCTATGTTAAAAGCACAAGGCGTTTTTGATAAAGTATCTGGAATTATCTTAGGAAAACATGAACAGTACAATGATTTAGGGACGGGGAAACAGCCATTAGATTTATTGATGGAACAATTGGATGGATTAGAAATACCAATTTTAGCTGAATTTGATACGTGTCACACTCATCCAATGCATCCATTAGCCATTGGCAAGAAAGTAAAATTAGATGCTGCACGAAAAAAAGTATTTTGTACGGAAGACTGGCTAGATATCCTTTCGTAA